One genomic segment of Coffea arabica cultivar ET-39 chromosome 6e, Coffea Arabica ET-39 HiFi, whole genome shotgun sequence includes these proteins:
- the LOC140009268 gene encoding uncharacterized protein, producing the protein MSLFRTATKLSRLIRPVHQHQGLTSLLSPRRFATETQQPSQDTTSDSFLRTPATGLVYGKLFGTTKHTMKTDVLNLLQGCNLSTDDVKVCYDHYYETMSMSIQFPSQSAYNAGIRSISRKGRFRLETAGRSQWETLKPYDGKAILLQGIPRNALMEDVQRFLSGCQYDASSMQMFFRQAFPNTIRMALVHFPSQALAMHAFITKNQGFCLNSQILVRILH; encoded by the exons ATGAGTTTATTCAGAACCGCGACGAAATTGAGCCGTCTGATTAGACCGGTTCATCAACATCAAGGACTTACGTCGCTACTCTCGCCCAGACGTTTCGCCACTGAAACCCAGCAGCCCAGTCAGGACACAACTTCCGATTCATTTCTTCGAACTCCAGCCACTG GACTAGTTTATGGGAAATTATTTGGCACGACAAAGCATACAATGAAGACCGATGTTCTCAATTTGTTGCAAGGGTGTAACTTGAGTACAGATGATGTCAAAGTTTGTTACGATCACTACTATGAGACAATGTCAAT GTCCATACAGTTTCCTTCGCAATCGGCTTATAATGCTGGAATTAGGTCAATTAGCAGGAAGGGTCGCTTCAGATTGGAGACG GCTGGTCGCTCGCAGTGGGAAACATTAAAACCCTATGATGGAAAAGCT ATCTTACTTCAAGGAATCCCCCGTAATGCTTTGATGGAGGATGTGCAGCGATTCCTCTCTGGTTGCCAGTATGATGCATCCTCCATGCAGATGTTTTTCAG ACAGGCATTCCCAAACACGATTAGAATGGCACTTGTGCATTTCCCTTCACAGGCTCTTGCGATGCATGCTTTCATTACCAAAAATCAAGGTTTTTGTCTGAATAGTCAAATCTTGGTGCGGATCCTCCATTAG
- the LOC113695269 gene encoding pentatricopeptide repeat-containing protein At2g37320: MLRNPPKTKTLVVKGQRVLDIIASKPDVVRNRKNHLRLVDDFLRTTNSLQFPESQGGRIGNPPNANESSKVLELFRRHQQGLSVGPSVLSNALSLCGSERAVSAGIQMHGLAVINGFLCNVYVGSSLITFYSKCGVLNSAYKVFDEMPTRNIVSWTAIINGFAQECRIDICLQLYRKMRDLTLKPNAFTFASFLCACTGSGCLGKGRSVHCQTILTGFDCYIHVANALISMYCKCGSVEDALAIFWETDNRDLVSWNSMIAGYALHGLALKAVGLFEEMTHQRVKPDAITFLGILTSCRHAGLVKQGRFFFNLMAEYGVNPGQDHYSCIVDLLGRAGMLEEARDFIKRMPISPNAVIWGSLLSSCRLHENVWVGIEAAENRLLLKPSCAVTHLQLANLYASVGYWDQAARVRKLMKDKCLKTDPGRSWVEIKNGVYQFRAEDISNSNYTHILAMMDSLVDHMRCFGHLPIIFEETDSP, from the coding sequence ATGCTGAGAAACCCTCCAAAAACTAAGACGCTGGTGGTCAAAGGCCAAAGGGTCCTCGATATTATAGCTTCAAAGCCTGATGTCGTCCGCAATCGCAAAAACCATCTTCGCCTCGTCGACGACTTTCTGCGAACAACCAATTCACTTCAATTCCCGGAATCCCAAGGCGGTAGGATAGGAAACCCTCCAAACGCAAACGAGAGTTCAAAAGTTTTAGAGCTGTTTAGACGTCATCAACAAGGGTTGAGTGTTGGTCCAAGTGTTTTGTCAAATGCTTTGAGTTTATGCGGGTCCGAGAGAGCTGTAAGTGCAGGCATTCAAATGCATGGTCTGGCAGTCATTAATGGGTTCCTCTGCAATGTTTATGTTGGCAGTTCTTTGATCACGTTTTACAGCAAATGCGGAGTACTCAATAGTGCTTATAAAgtgttcgatgaaatgcccaCAAGAAATATTGTGTCGTGGACTGCAATTATAAATGGTTTTGCGCAAGAATGCCGGATTGACATCTGTTTGCAGCTTTATCGTAAAATGAGGGATTTGACGTTGAAGCCCAATGCTTTTACCTTTGCGAGCTTTCTCTGTGCATGCACCGGTAGTGGGTGTCTTGGGAAAGGGAGGAGTGTTCACTGTCAAACAATTCTCACCGGCTTTGATTGCTACATACATGTTGCTAATGCTCTTATATCTATGTATTGTAAATGTGGCAGCGTTGAGGATGCTTTGGCTATATTTTGGGAAACAGATAATAGAGATTTGGTTTCATGGAATTCCATGATTGCTGGTTATGCACTGCACGGCCTTGCGTTGAAGGCTGTTGGGCTTTTTGAAGAAATGACGCACCAGAGGGTGAAGCCTGATGCCATTACTTTTCTTGGAATTTTGACTTCTTGTCGACATGCAGGTTTAGTCAAACAAGGCAGATTTTTCTTCAACTTAATGGCAGAGTATGGTGTAAATCCGGGGCAAGACCATTACTCCTGCATTGTGGACCTCCTTGGTCGAGCAGGTATGCTAGAAGAGGCTAGGGATTTCATCAAAAGAATGCCCATCAGTCCTAATGCTGTCATATGGGGTTCATTACTTTCTTCCTGTAGGCTTCATGAGAATGTTTGGGTGGGCATCGAAGCTGCTGAGAACAGGCTTTTACTGAAGCCATCGTGCGCTGTTACCCACTTGCAGCTCGCAAACTTGTATGCCAGTGTTGGGTACTGGGATCAGGCAGCAAGAGTGCGGAAATTGATGAAGGATAAGTGCCTGAAAACAGATCCTGGACGTAGTTGGGTTGAGATCAAGAATGGAGTTTACCAGTTTAGAGCTGAAGACATATCCAACTCCAATTACACACACATTCTAGCTATGATGGATAGCTTAGTAGACCACATGCGATGCTTTGGTCATTTACCTATAATATTTGAAGAAACCGATTCTCCATAA
- the LOC113697439 gene encoding pentatricopeptide repeat-containing protein At2g37310 — MRLAKTLRLHMQVQTAAAINCCPRQALPIFIPRHPIDYTFYGHLIQHCTDHQLVRQAKQLHARLVLCSTILDNFLASKLITFYSKNHLLREAHHVFDHIPQKNTFSWNALLIAYSLHNRYEEALTLFSSFLSVNSNSESAKPDGFTVTCVLKALAAVTTHSVFADIMHCYVVKKRIDADIFVVNGLITCYSRCDDMASARYLFDEMPYRDLVSWNSMISGYSQVGYYEECKQLYREMLDSKEFRPNGVTVVSVLQACAQSNDLVLGMDVHRYVIESGIEVDLSVCNSIISLYAKSGSLDYARELFEEMSEKDEVTYGAIISGYMVHGFVDKAVALFREMRSPRLSTWNAVISGHVQNNQRVGALDLVREMQKLGCRPNSVTLSSVLPTLSYLSNLKGGKEMHAYAIRNNCDGNVYVATAIIDTYSKLGFIDGAQSVFDRTVCRSLIIWTAIISAHAAHGDASVALRLFNEMLNSGLQPDPVTITAVLSACSHAGLVREAWGIFHSLVPKYGIQPSAEHYACMVGVLSRAAKLSEALNLINGMPIKPSAKVWGPLLDAASLSGNVELGKFICDHLFQLEPENTGNYVIMANLYSKAGRWEEAEVIREKMKNIGMKKVAGSSWIENHGGLQSLILEDVSDEKSE, encoded by the coding sequence ATGAGGCTCGCAAAGACACTGCGGCTTCATATGCAAGTGCAAACCGCAGCCGCCATCAACTGCTGCCCCCGCCAAGCCCTTCCGATATTTATTCCCCGCCACCCTATCGACTACACATTCTACGGCCACCTCATTCAGCATTGCACCGACCACCAGCTTGTCCGCCAAGCCAAGCAACTCCACGCCAGGCTCGTCCTCTGCTCCACAATTCTTGACAATTTCCTTGCTTCCAAGCTCATCACCTTCTACTCCAAAAACCATCTCCTCCGTGAAGCCCATCACGTGTTCGATCACATTCCCCAGAAGAACACTTTCTCTTGGAATGCCCTCCTCATTGCCTACTCTCTTCATAACCGTTACGAGGAAGCCCTTACCCTGTTCTCTTCATTTTTATCTGTTAATTCGAATTCAGAATCTGCAAAACCTGATGGTTTTACGGTCACTTGCGTGCTGAAGGCGCTGGCCGCGGTGACCACCCATTCAGTTTTTGCGGACATTATGCACTGTTATGTCGTGAAGAAACGGATTGATGCAGATATCTTCGTGGTGAATGGTTTGATAACGTGCTACTCGAGGTGTGATGACATGGCGTCGGCGCGGTATTTGTTCGACGAAATGCCCTATAGGGACCTAGTGTCATGGAATTCAATGATTTCGGGATACTCTCAAGTTGGCTATTACGAGGAATGCAAGCAACTGTACAGGGAAATGTTGGATTCAAAGGAATTTCGTCCTAATGGGGTCACGGTTGTCAGTGTTTTGCAGGCATGCGCACAGTCAAACGATCTCGTTTTAGGGATGGATGTTCATAGGTATGTGATCGAGAGCGGGATTGAGGTGGATCTTTCTGTCTGCAATTCAATTATTTCCCTCTACGCAAAGTCTGGTAGCTTGGATTATGCCAGAGAGCTGTTCGAGGAGATGAGTGAGAAGGATGAGGTTACATATGGTGCCATTATTTCAGGATACATGGTTCATGGTTTTGTTGATAAAGCCGTTGCTCTTTTTAGGGAGATGAGGAGTCCGCGATTGAGTACTTGGAATGCTGTTATTTCGGGTCACGTTCAGAATAATCAGCGAGTAGGGGCTTTAGATTTAGTTCGAGAGATGCAAAAGTTAGGTTGTAGGCCTAATTCTGTGACACTTTCAAGCGTACTTCCCACACTTTCATATCTTTCGAATCTGAAAGGAGGGAAAGAGATGCATGCTTACGCTATTAGGAACAATTGTGATGGTAATGTTTATGTAGCAACTGCCATTATTGATACCTATTCAAAGTTGGGGTTCATTGACGGCGCACAAAGTGTTTTTGATAGGACAGTATGTAGGAGTCTGATTATATGGACAGCTATAATCTCAGCACATGCAGCCCATGGAGATGCCAGTGTAGCACTTCGTCTGTTTAATGAGATGTTAAATAGCGGGTTACAGCCAGACCCAGTTACAATTACGGCTGTTTTATCAGCTTGCTCTCATGCAGGATTGGTTAGAGAAGCCTGGGGAATATTTCATTCTTTGGTCCCAAAGTATGGCATTCAGCCGTCAGCTGAGCATTATGCATGCATGGTTGGAGTTCTAAGTAGGGCAGCGAAGCTTTCTGAAGCTTTAAATCTCATAAATGGAATGCCAATTAAACCGAGTGCCAAGGTTTGGGGTCCATTGCTTGATGCGGCTTCTTTGTCTGGTAATGTGGAGCTTGGGAAGTTCATTTGCGACCACTTGTTCCAGCTGGAGCCTGAAAATACAGGAAACTATGTCATAATGGCAAATTTATATTCAAAAGCTGGGAGATGGGAAGAAGCAGAAGTGATTAGGGAGAAAATGAAGAATATTGGGATGAAGAAAGTTGCTGGCAGTAGTTGGATAGAAAaccatggaggcttgcaaagccttaTCCTTGAAGATGTATCTGATGAAAAATCTGAATAA
- the LOC140003752 gene encoding uncharacterized protein, translating to MRNKDFIGRVSHDMLEQEDLDAANVLMDLAKDTGSVDRLLAKAPTNQNRNPKKISASAFDSEFSIIHFLSAVRLVLITPVAEDFTVTHSRRVEVANSGKGPRHGLCMEIIGKDARSNSLFQLHKSDKCINASECVQKKLPSLTIEEIVQRLRSSPGDSRIFELKASLKDLVRGALKIFSSTIAPSGVPSWQPLITYHKSSKHWSWIGPIPSLLFRGECVCVSSKVWGLRSQTLNKLVECFSEWLRASRDMLQKIWNLPPPPLEFMVHWSSAERFSATRNLKISIATISPSSEQVRAYFRMEEALRYLVPQQSFSYTTVDGKKSSVAPMRRCSGKPSRKARDHFILKPNRPPCFTMLCLVRDAAARLPDGMGTRSDICTLVRDSQFIIEDIDDDQVEHVVSGALDRLHYELDPCIRFDRDSRLWFYMHGDREQEDYEYDGTSSIKIHNKMKLPTLGVRRRRRAL from the exons ATGAGAAACAAAGACTTCATTGGAAGAGTGTCACATGACATGCTAGAGCAGGAAGATTTGGATGCTGCCAATGTTTTGATGGACTTGGCAAAAGACACAG GTTCGGTGGATCGGCTCCTTGCAAAAGCACCTACCAACCAGAATAGGAATCCTAAAAAGATATCCGCTTCTGCATTTGACTCGGAATTTTCCATTATTCACTTTCTTTCTGCTGTTCGGCTTGTATTGATCACTCCAGTCGCAGAAGATTTTACTGTAACACATAGCAGGAGAGTGGAGGTTGCCAACAGTGGAAAAGGACCTAGACATGGCCTCTGTATGGAAATCATTGGCAAAGATGCAAGAAGCAATTCTCTCTTTCAACTGCATAAGAGTGACAAATGCATCAATGCTTCAGAATGTGTACAGAAGAAATTGCCTTCTCTTACAATTGAAGAAATCGTGCAACGGCTGAGATCCAGCCCTGGAGATTCACGTATATTTGAGCTGAAAGCGTCTCTTAAGGATTTAGTCCGGGGAGCTTTAAAGATATTTTCATCGACAATAGCTCCTTCAGGGGTACCTTCCTGGCAGCCGCTGATTACGTATCACAAATCTAGTAAACATTGGTCATGGATTGGTCCAATCCCATCTCTCTTATTTCGAGGTGAATGTGTCTGTGTATCTTCTAAGGTTTGGGGCTTGAGGAGCCAAACTCTTAATAAGCTAGTTGAGTGCTTTTCTGAATGGTTGCGAGCCTCAAGAGACATGCTTCAGAAGATTTGGAATCTTCCTCCGCCACCATTGGAGTTCATGGTACATTGGAGCAGTGCTGAAAGGTTTAGCGCCACAAGAAATCTGAAGATTAGCATTGCCACCATTAGTCCAAGCAGTGAGCAAGTGAGAGCATATTTCCGCATGGAAGAAGCTTTGAGGTATTTAGTCCCACAACAGTCATTTTCTTATACAACTGTTGACGGCAAGAAATCTTCAGTTGCTCCTATGAGGAGGTGTAGTGGTAAGCCATCAAGAAAAGCCCGGGACCATTTCATTTTAAAGCCCAATCGGCCTCCTTGTTTCACTATGCTTTGCCTTGTGAGAGATGCAGCTGCTAGATTACCTGACGGCATGGGTACAAGATCAGATATATGTACTCTAGTTAGGGACTCTCAGTTCATTATTGAAGACATCGATGATGATCAAGTTGAACATGTTGTAAGCGGAGCCTTGGACCGCTTGCACTATGAACTTGACCCGTGTATACGATTTGATAGGGATTCTCGGTTGTGGTTTTACATGCATGGAGATAGAGAGCAAGAAGATTATGAATATGATGGCACTTCTTCAATCAAGATCCACAACAAAATGAAACTGCCAACCTTGGGTGTTCGGAGAAGAAGGCGTGCCTTATAA
- the LOC140003755 gene encoding uncharacterized protein, producing MTTAGGNADGKLSEQMEGEEVLRTVECLRGRLLAERAASRNAKQEADLMATKLIELETRLQEETKSRNRAEKRLKFLVKKLESLEIFYVSDESEQSSFVDKCEISSASSAASTSTKTEDKEAYANPNYKIQNIQESTENSSKSWSTVASQDLDQNVPKVSSSASESRQTPVADEEEIHSHPEPTSRKFETGELREKELSPTKICQNSSVEEPHSAKSRDCVSSQNDNKMNMENDSLKLSNKEEELFLNGEVDEEQDHFVDDSMALVPVDLPNKPSQKIDPAVLDSTVKEVLNALRHAKEKLQTSMERRRMIKVG from the exons ATGACGACAGCTGGAGGCAATGCAGACGGAAAGTTGAG TGAACAGATGGAAGGAGAAGAGGTTTTGAGGACGGTAGAATGTCTGAGAGGGAGATTGCTGGCAGAAAGGGCAGCTTCAAGAAATGCTAAACAAGAAGCTGACCTAATGGCAACCAAG TTGATTGAATTGGAGACTCGGCTGCAAGAGGAGACTAAATCAAGAAATAGAGCTGAAAAGAGGCTCAAATTCCTGGTGAAGAAGCTCGAGTCTTTGGAGATTTTCTATGTTTCAGATGAATCAGAACAGTCCAGCTTCGTGGACAAATGTGAAATATCATCCGCATCTTCTGCAGCTTCCACAAGCACCAAAACAGAAGACAAAGAAGCCTATGCCAACCCAAATTATAAGATTCAGAATATTCAAGAATCGACAGAGAATTCTTCAAAGTCCTGGTCCACTGTCGCATCTCAAGATTTGGATCAAAATGTTCCAAAAGTTAGTTCATCCGCCTCTGAGAGTCGGCAAACTCCTGTTGCAGATGAAGAAGAGATTCATAGCCACCCGGAACCCACATCCAGGAAATTTGAGACTGGAGAATTAAGGGAAAAAGAACTATCTCCAACAAAAATATGTCAGAATTCTTCAGTTGAAGAACCCCATTCAGCAAAATCCCGTGATTGTGTATCCAGCCAAAATGACAACAAAATGAACATGGAAAACGATAG CTTGAAACTTTCAAACAAAGAGGAGGAGTTGTTCTTAAATGGAGAGGTTGATGAAGAGCAAGATCATTTCGTGGACGACTCAATGGCATTAGTTCCTGTGGATTTGCCAAATAAGCCAAGTCAGAAAATTGATCCGGCTGTCCTTGATTCTACTGTAAAAGAAGTACTGAATGCTCTAAGGCATGCTAAGGAAAAGCTTCAGACTTCAATGGAGAGAAGACGCATGATTAAAGTTGGCTAG
- the LOC140009269 gene encoding probable protein phosphatase 2C 38 — MIKPCWKPSVEGDGSRRGADSNGRFDGLLWYKDLGSHVNGEFSMAVVQANGLLEDQCQLESGSLSSLTSGPRGTFIGVYDGHGGPETARFINDNLFHNFKKFATEHQEVSADVIKKAFLATEEEFLSSVKQQWLENPQLASVGACCLVGVICDGLLYVANAGDSRVVLGRTEKTVRGVTAIQLSTEHNASIQSVRDELQLLHPDDSQIVVLKHKVWRVKGLIQVSRSIGDAYLKKPEFNKEPLLAKFRLPEPFSRPILSPEPSIFIHRLNAKDQFLIFASDGLWEHLSNQEAVDLVHSYPRNGIAKRLIKAALKLAAKKREMRYSDLKKIDRGVRRHFHDDITVLVVFLDPPSMSWIYSRSSTVSIRGSGGVFSHAKS; from the exons ATGATTAAACCTTGTTGGAAACCATCTGTTGAGGGTGATGGAAGTAGGCGAGGTGCGGATTCAAACGGCAGATTCGATGGGTTGCTGTGGTATAAGGATTTGGGTTCCCATGTGAATGGAGAATTTTCGATGGCTGTAGTTCAAGCTAATGGCTTGTTGGAGGACCAGTGCCAACTTGAATCAGGATCATTGAGTTCCCTCACCTCAGGGCCTCGTGGAACGTTCATCGGAGTCTATGATGGGCATGGAGGACCAGAGACGGCCCGCTTTATCAATGACAATCTTTTCCACAATTTCAAGA AATTTGCCACTGAGCATCAAGAAGTATCTGCAGATGTCATAAAGAAGGCTTTTTTGGCAACTGAAGAGGAATTCCTTTCTAGTGTAAAGCAGCAATGGCTGGAAAACCCACAGCTTGCATCAGTTGGAGCGTGTTGTTTGGTTGGGGTAATATGTGACGGCCTCCTATACGTTGCCAATGCTGGAGACTCCCGTGTGGTACTGGGAAGAACAGAGAAGACAGTTAGAGGAGTCACAGCTATACAGTTGTCAACAGAGCATAATGCTAGTATTCAGTCTGTGAGGGATGAACTTCAGTTATTGCATCCAGATGATTCACAGATCGTGGTTCTAAAACACAAAGTTTGGCGTGTAAAGGGGCTCATACAG GTTTCCAGATCAATTGGTGATGCCTATCTTAAGAAGCCAGAATTTAACAAAGAACCACTACTTGCCAAATTCAGGCTACCAGAACCATTTTCCAGACCAATCCTCAGTCCTGAGCCATCAATATTTATCCACAGACTCAACGCCAAGGATCAGTTTCTCATTTTTGCTTCAGATGGTTTGTGGGAGCATCTTAGCAATCAGGAAGCAGTAGACCTTGTCCACAGCTATCCTCGCAAT GGCATTGCTAAGAGACTTATTAAAGCTGCACTCAAGTTGGCGGCCAAGAAAAGAGAAATGAGATATTCTGACCTGAAGAAAATTGACCGAGGTGTTAGGAGACATTTTCATGATGATATCACGGTTCTGGTTGTGTTTCTAGATCCACCTTCTATGAGTTGGATCTATTCTCGTAGTTCAACTGTTTCGATAAGAGGAAGTGGAGGTGTATTTTCCCATGCTAAGTCCTAG